DNA from Prinia subflava isolate CZ2003 ecotype Zambia unplaced genomic scaffold, Cam_Psub_1.2 scaffold_53_NEW, whole genome shotgun sequence:
CCAGcacccccagggatgctggggacacccagcagggtttggggacacccaggggcaTTGGGGGCACAGAACAGGGCACAGGGTTGGGGCACCTATCGCAGTTTTGGGGCACCCATCACAGTTTTGGggcacccagggctgctgcatgCACTCACAGAGATTTGGGGGCACCCAGGAGCATAGGGGGCACAGAACTTGGCACAGTTTTGGGGCACCCATCACAGTTTTGGGGCACCCATCACAGTTTTAGGGCACCCATCTCAGTTTTGGGGCACCCATCACAGTTTTGGGAcacccagggatgctggggacaCTCAGCAGGGTTTGGTGACAGCcaggggcactgggggcacAGAATTGGGCACAGTTTtgggacacccagggctgctgcacGCACTCACAGAGATTTGGGGGCACTGGGACATTCGGGGCACGCACCGCACCACCGGGGGCACCGGGCTGCGCCAGGACCCTCCCACGGGATGCGAGACCACCCCCCCTGTCCcgcccctgtccctgccccgccccgggccgcgccgTGCCCGCACTCACCCCCTGCACGCCGGGCGGGAAGACGTACTGGATGATGATGGTGCCGAAGGCCTCGTagccgggcaggggcagcgcGGCGTCGCGGGTGACCAGCATGCGCCCGTCGGGGGGCTGGTTGCCCACCAGCTGCCCGTAGAAGCGGCCGCACACGGGGCATGCGGAGCGCACCTGCAGCGCCCGCGCGATGCACTCGCCGCAGAACGAGTGGCGGCAGCGCTCCAGCGTGCGCGGCCCGCGCATCTCGCCCAGGCAGATCGGGCACTGCCGCTCGGGCTCCTCGTCCCGGGCCGCGCCCGGagcgcccgcgccgcccgcggGGGGCTCCGGGCGCGCCCCCAGCACCTCTCCGTGCCGCTGGCTGCGCTTCTTCAGCTCCTTCTCGGTCTCCTTGAGCAGCGCCTTGAGCGCCTTGCGGGCCGGGCAgagccccgcgccgcccgggggtcccgggggggtcGCGCAGAGCTGCAGCACGTAGAGCTCGGGGGTCTCGCCGTCCACCAGGATCCGCACCCGCGCCTCCTGCGCCAGCAGCGCCAGGCGCGCAGCGCGCTCCCGCGTCACGAACTCCCACACGCGCTTGGGCACCGTCACCCGGCTCTTGGCGGGGCCCCCGCAGCCCGACATCCTCGACAGCACGAACGACACTGCGGGCACCGCGCGGTCAGGGGCGCGGGGAGGGGGCACGGGTACCCCAAAACACCCGGGGGTTGGGAATGGGCACCCCAAAACACCCGGGGATTGAGCACCCCAAAACACCCGGGGATGGGGCACGGGTACCCCAAAACACCCGGGGATGGGGCACAGGTACCCCAAACACCCGGGGATTTGGTACCCCAAAACACCCGGGGATCGGGCACGGGTACCCCAAAACACCCGGGGATTGAGCACGGGCACCCCAAAACACCCGGGGATGGGGCACAGGTACCCCAAAACACCCGGGGATTGGGCACGGGCACCCCAAACGCCCGGGGATTGAGCACCCCAAAACACCCGGGGGTTGGGAATGGGCACCCCAAAACACCCGGGGATCGGGCATGGGTACCCCAAACACCCGGGGATTGAGCACGGGCACCCCAAACGCCCGGGGATTGAGCACCCCAAAACACCCGGGGATGGGGCACAGGTACCCCCAAACACctggggattgggaatgggcACCCCAAAACACCCGGGGATGGGACACAGGTACCCCCAAACACCCGGGGGATCGGGCATGGGTACCCCAAACACCCGGGGATTGAGCACCCCAAAACACCCGGGGATGGGGCACAGGTACCCCCAAACACCCGGGGATGGGGCATGGGTACCCCAAACACCCGGGGATTTGGTACCCCAAAACACCCGGGAATGGGGCACAGGTACCCCCAAACACctggggattgggaatgggcACCCCAAAACACCCGGGGATGGGGCACAGGTACCCCCAAACACCCGGGGGATCGGGCATGGGTACCCCAAACACCCGGGGATTGAGCACCCCAAAACACCCGGGGATGGGGCATGGGTACCCCAAACACCCGGGGATTTGGTACCCCAAAACACCCGGGGATGGGGCACAGGTACCCCCAAACACctggggattgggaatgggcACCCTAAAACACCCGGGGATTGAGCACGGGCACCCCAAAACACtcagggattgggaatgggcACCCTAAAACACCTTGGGACCAGGCACAGGCACCCTGAAATACCTGGGGATTGGGCACCCCAAAACACCCAGGGATTGAGCACGGGCACCCCAAACACCCGGGGATGGGGCATGGGTACCCCCAAACACCCGGGGGATTGGGAATGGGCACCCTAAAACACGCGGGGATTGGGCACGGGCACCCCAAAACGCCCGGGGATCGGGCATGGGTACCCCAAAACACCCGGGGATTGGGCACCCCAAACACCCAGGGATTGCGCACGGGCACCCCGGAACACCCCGAGACTGAGCACAGACACCTCAAAACACCCGGGGATTGGGCATGGACACCCTAACAGCCAGGCACTAGGCACCgacaccccaaaacaccccgAAACTGGGCATGGACACCCCAAAACACCTGGAGATTGGGCATGGGCACCTCAAAAACACCCAGAGATTAGGCACAGATACTCCAAAACACCCCGAGACTGGACACGGGCACTCCAGCACCCCGAGACTGAGCATGGACACCCCAAAACGCCCAGAGATTTGACACAGACCCCAAAACACCCCTGGACGCCCCAAAAACATCACAgaccccccacacccccagaGAGCAGACCCCCCCTGACACCTtcacccagctcctggtgggGCCCCCACACCCCGACACCCCCTAGAGCAcgagtgacactgtggggacaccccGAAAGCGCCAGGCTGGGCAcgggcaccccaaacccccagggACGGGCACGGCGCTCCTGAACACCCACAGAGCCCCAAACCATCAGGGGAGGGAGATGGACCCCCCAAAACCTTCTGAGCCTGGACCCCACCGTCACCATCACCTGGTGACCCCGACACCCCTGACAGCACAAACGACACTGGGGGACCCCAAaactgcccagggaatgggcacggcaCCCCCAAAACCCCTAGAGACAGAGTGCAGATGTCCCAAAATCCATCTGAGACTGGGCATGGACCCCCCAAACCCTTCTGAGACTGAGCACAGACCCCCCCCAAAATCCATCTGAGACTGGGCATGGAGCCCCAAAACCTCTCAGAGACCGGACCCCATTGGCACCATCGCCTGGTGGCCCCCACACATCCTTGACAGGACAAAGAACTTGGCAGagggacaccccaaaaccaTCAGGGGCGGCCCATGGGGCCCCTGGAACCCCAAAATCTGGGGATGGATCTTCAAAGCCTGAGACTGGGCATGGAACCCCAAAACCTCTCAGAGACTGAGTACAGACCCCCCCAAAATCCATCTGAGACAGGGCATGGACCCCCCAAACCCATCTGAGACTGGGCATGGACCCCCCAAACCCATCTGAGACTGGGCATGGAACCCCAAAACCTCTCAGAGACTGGGCATGGACCCCCAAAATCCATCTGAGACTGGGCATGGACTCCCAAAACACCCAGAGATCAGGCATGGACACCCCAAAACCTCTCTAAGAATGGGCATGGACCCCCAAAACCTctcagagacagaatgcagacCCCCAAAATCCCTCTGGGACTGGGCATggaccccccaaaatcctcTGACACTGGGCATGGACCCCCCAAAACACCCAGAGCCTGAGGAATCTGGGTCACCCCCCAAAACCATCAGAGCCTGAACAtgacccccccaaaaccccctgagtCTGGGCAATTAAGGGACCCCCCCCCGAATGCCCAGAGCCCAGACACAGCACCCAGGGGGGCCCTGAGGGGGCCACAGTGTCCCCTCACTCACCCAAGGTGCCACCTCAAGGGTTAAACCCGCCCCCGTCCCCCAAATCTGGGACAGCCCGGGGGTGTCACCACGCTGTGACCCCTGGGGGGTGGGGAGAGGTTTGGGGTCTCACCCACCCAGCTGGGGGTGCCCGAGGGGGTCCCCAGAACGCCGGAGGGTCCCCACAGCCCCAAGGGGTTCAAAGGGGGTCCCCAGAGCCGGGGGGTGCCCCAGGGGGGTGACACGGCCCGGGGGGTCCCCAGGGCGGGGGGTCCCCCACACCCACCTGGTGAGCCCATGGGGGACACGAGCGGAGACACCGAGGATCAGCAGAGCCACGAGCCCGAggctggggggacacggggagacACGGGGGGGTCACAGGTGGCCCCACGACCCCCAGGCCCGCTTTGGGGGCTCACAACCCCCCCGGACCCCCCCCCCGCCCAGGTGACCCTACAATAACAACAGCAGCGTCACCCCCTCCGTGTCCCCAGGGGACCCCACGGCCCCAGCACCCCCCCAGCACCTTTGGGGGGCGGTCACGGCCTCGGGGGGTCCCCagcgcccccggcccccccAGACCCgctcagcacccccagccccgccgtTCGGGGCTCTTCTCCCGGCCATCGgtcccgggggggtccccgcggATCGGGGGGGCCGAACCCGCTGCCgcccccccggtgtcccccggtgtcccccggtgtcccccaTCCCCCCGATCCCCCCGGGGGGCTCCAGGTGGGGGGGCAGGGTGCGGGATGGGGGGTGCGGCCCGGAATGGGGGGGTCCCGATGAGGCCCGGGCGGTGACAGGACAGGCCCGGGGGGGGGCAGGACAGGCCCGGGGGGGCAGGACAGGCCCGGGCGGTGACAGGACAGGCCCGGGGGGTCCCGATGAGGCCCGGGCGGTGACAGGACAGGCCCGGGGGGGGCAGGACAGGCCCGGGCGGTGACAGGACAGGCCCGGGGGGTCCCGATGAGGCCCGGGCGGACCGGCGGGCCCCGGCGGTGACAGGACAGGCCCGGAGGGCCACGGGGGTTCCGCTGAAGCCCGGGGCGGGGCCAGAACAGGCCCGGGGAGGGGCCCGGGGGGTCCCGATGAGATCCGATGGGGGTCTGATGAGTGCCGGTAAGGCCCGGGGGGTTCGGGGGCTCCCGGTGAGGCCCGAGGGGAAGGGGCAGGCCCGGGGAGGGGCCGGGGGGGTTCGCTGCggtggaggcagcagcaggcccggggcggggggcgcgggcagAGCGGGCcgcggggcggtgccgggggtcccggggggtctcgggggtcccggggggtcTCGGGGGTCCCGCACCCACCGGGCCCGGGCGGGCGCAGCATCGCGGGCGCGTCCGGCGGCGGGGGGCGCCCTGCGCGCGCCGCGTCACGTGaccgcgcggggcggggccgccaTGGCAACGGGAGGAGGGGCGGGGCCATGGCAACGGCGCGCGGGGCCGGCGGTGGAGGGGGTCGTCATGGCAACGCGGCTGGGGGCGGGGCGAGGGGCGTGGCcacagcggcggcggcggggccgcggcagcGGGAACAGACCCGGCTGGGGGCGTGGCCTGGGCGGGGATGGGCGTGGCCGGGGCGGGGCCCAGCCCGGATTTCGGGGGTCCCTGGGAAAAGGGGGGGGCCCGGGGCGGTTGAGGGGCGCAGGGAACGGGGCACACTCAGGGCCGGttcaataatttatttctcGGGATACGGAGCGGGAAAAGAGCCCCATAAAATGGAGGCGGGGAGGGGGACACGCCATACGACACGCCCACAAATGGGGAGCGGGGGGGGTCACCCCGCAGGGCCCCGCCCCCCGGGGGTCACACCGGGCCGGGGTCCTCCCCTGACCCCCCCCGGGTCTGCAGTGAAGGGGGGGAGCTCCGGAGCCCCCCTGGTCCCACTCGGAGGGGGCAGGGTGCGCCCCCAGCCTCATTTAGAAGAGGGGCGGGGGTGGGGGCTGCACCCCCGGGGGTCACGAGTGGGGGCCCCACATCCCCCCCCTCCCTGGGGCAAGTAGTGTTTGAGCCCCTCCCCGCTTTGGGAGGGGGCAGAAGGGTCCCAGAGCCCCCTGTGCAGTAGGGGGAGCACCCCAGATCCCCCCGGTGCTGGGGCcggagccccccagccccccccccACATAAAGTTAAGGCACTTGAGTAGTGAAATCCCACcgggggggctgtgggggtccCTGGCGGGGGGCTGAGGGTGGGGTCAGCCCACCCTGGGGGGATTTGGTCCCACTGGGAGGGGCCGGGGCGCCCCTCAGGCGAAGATGTTGGTGATGAAGTCGAGGAAGCGCTTGGCGTACTGCTCGGGGTGCACCGTGGAGATCTCGGCTCCGGCCTGGGGGCACCCGTCAGAGCCCGCGGGgaccctgccctgcaccccagAACTGCCCCCACCCCAGGGACCCTGCCCCGCACCCCAGGGACCCTGCCCCGCACCCCAGGGACCCTGCCCCgcacccccaaaccctgccccgcacccccaaaccctgccccgcacccccaaaccctgccccgCACCCCAGGGACCGCCCCCACCCCAGGgaccctgccctgcaccccagGGACCCTGCCCCACAACCCAGAACTGCCCCCACCCAAAAAGGACCCCTCACAACAGCCCTGGGAACTGAGCCCACCCCAAAATAACCCCCACACAGACCCCGGGAACCACCCCCATCCCAAAAGGACCCCCCACAACACCCCTGGGAACTgagaccccccccccccaaactccccCACAGGAACCAGCACCCACCTGGGCACCCCCTACAGCCTCACCTGAGccccccacagccacccccacccctcctgccccctcagaccctgccagggcctcaccccaTTCAAAGAACCCCCAGGTGCCCCCAACCTCTCCCTCCGCCCGCCCTCAGCACCCCAATAACCCCAAAACACcaagggcagccctgccagccccggtTTGGGGGcgctgccccagcccgggccccCCTCACCCCGTGTTTGACGGTCTTGGCCGCGTGCGCCGCCTTCTTGCGGGCGTCGTACTGGGTGAGCACATCGATGAGCCCCATGAAGTAAACCTCGCGccggggggctcctggggggcacagccaggggggctcagggctccctgcgcccccaaagccccccagagcaccccagagcaccccaaacccccccagaGCATCCCCCCTACAACCCAACCCCCCCCAGACCAACCCCCCTACAACCCAAACCCCCCCAGACCATCCCaaagcaccccaaaccccccccaGAGCACCCAAATCCCCCCcagagcaccccaaacccctccagaccaccccagagcaccccaaaacccccccagACCATCCCAAAgcaccccaaacctccccagaCCATCCCaaagcaccccaaacccccccatAGCACCCGAACCCCCCTCCAGAGCACCCCAAAGCCCCCCAGACCACCCCACACCCCTCCAgaccaccccaaacccccccagaccaccccaaagccccccagagcaccccccaaacccccctaAACCCCCCCAgaccaccccaaaccccccagacCACCCTAAACCCCCCCAgaccaccccaaacccccccagaccaccccaaacccccccagaGCACCCCAATGCCCCCCAgaccaccccaaacccccccagaccaccccaaagccccacagagcaccccccaaaccccccagacCACCCTAAACCCCCCCAgaccaccccaaacccccccagaCCACCCCAAAGCCCCACAGAGCACCCCCTAAACCCCCCAGACCACCCTAA
Protein-coding regions in this window:
- the DTX3 gene encoding probable E3 ubiquitin-protein ligase DTX3, which codes for MGSPVSFVLSRMSGCGGPAKSRVTVPKRVWEFVTRERAARLALLAQEARVRILVDGETPELYVLQLCATPPGPPGGAGLCPARKALKALLKETEKELKKRSQRHGEVLGARPEPPAGGAGAPGAARDEEPERQCPICLGEMRGPRTLERCRHSFCGECIARALQVRSACPVCGRFYGQLVGNQPPDGRMLVTRDAALPLPGYEAFGTIIIQYVFPPGVQGVEHPNPGVRYPGTTRVAYLPDCPEGNKVLGLFRKAFAQRLTFTVGTSLTTGRANVITWNDIHHKTNCTGGPQLFGYPDPTYLARVQEELRAKGITED